In Methylacidiphilum infernorum V4, a single window of DNA contains:
- a CDS encoding bifunctional riboflavin kinase/FAD synthetase produces MCLPSPKSQESAGNEKDVPLADDPQQVEVFSFFALGENPQIENIAIGVFDGLHLGHQKILERLLSLGTAENCLVLSFDPHPLAVISPEQAPPSLLSLSQKKNLLHLYGIKHILFVQFDQRLRQLRAELFLITLKKIFPRLRAVVVGEDFRFGLNAEGNVAFLKERGRNLRVQTVVVPPLIRYGEPISSTRIRKAIVQRNFWLASELLGRSYKIEGYVAAGRGAGKEIGFPTANLEGIAQLLPPPGVYGCQVEYKNEFFFGVANYGRRPTVQDGGELVLEVHLLNFSGDLYGEKLSLFNFQFLREEKKFLSLPELKSQIEKDIQKAKEFFMPKFF; encoded by the coding sequence ATGTGCTTACCCTCCCCCAAGTCTCAAGAATCCGCAGGCAATGAAAAAGACGTTCCCTTGGCTGACGATCCTCAACAAGTAGAGGTCTTCTCCTTTTTTGCCCTTGGAGAAAATCCCCAAATAGAGAATATCGCCATAGGGGTTTTTGACGGTCTCCACCTGGGCCATCAGAAGATCCTAGAAAGACTGCTTTCCTTGGGCACTGCGGAAAACTGCCTTGTTTTAAGCTTCGATCCCCACCCCTTGGCGGTTATTTCCCCCGAGCAGGCTCCCCCTTCACTGCTTTCCCTATCCCAGAAAAAAAACCTCCTCCATTTATACGGGATCAAGCATATCCTGTTTGTTCAGTTCGATCAAAGATTGAGGCAACTTCGAGCGGAACTCTTTTTAATCACGCTGAAAAAAATCTTTCCAAGACTGCGAGCTGTCGTCGTGGGCGAAGATTTTCGATTTGGCTTGAATGCCGAGGGCAACGTGGCTTTCTTAAAGGAAAGGGGAAGAAATTTAAGGGTTCAAACCGTGGTTGTTCCTCCTTTAATCCGATACGGAGAACCGATCTCCAGTACAAGAATCAGAAAAGCGATCGTCCAAAGAAACTTCTGGCTTGCCTCGGAGCTGCTCGGCCGCAGTTACAAAATCGAGGGATATGTTGCGGCGGGACGGGGTGCAGGCAAGGAAATAGGCTTCCCGACAGCCAATCTCGAGGGCATTGCCCAGCTCCTGCCTCCTCCCGGGGTATACGGCTGCCAAGTTGAATACAAAAATGAATTTTTTTTCGGCGTTGCCAACTACGGTCGAAGACCAACAGTACAGGATGGGGGGGAGCTTGTGCTGGAAGTTCATCTCCTCAATTTCAGTGGAGATCTCTACGGTGAGAAACTTTCCCTGTTCAACTTCCAGTTCCTGAGGGAAGAAAAAAAATTTCTTTCCTTACCCGAGCTTAAATCGCAGATAGAAAAAGATATCCAGAAAGCAAAGGAATTTTTTATGCCGAAGTTCTTTTAA